One genomic segment of Kiritimatiella glycovorans includes these proteins:
- a CDS encoding DUF2946 family protein has translation MTERRQLAIGGLLLFVVGTLLVPAMHRLELACADDDIAKGVRHSCCSHDHSREHANGHETPERSRDSHPQRKPHDPSTCSICQLAKTPVDTAVVAIALPQFAPVEIALPAVPSQPDFKTPRLLPFSCGPPA, from the coding sequence ATGACAGAGAGAAGACAACTGGCAATCGGTGGCTTGCTCCTGTTCGTGGTGGGGACACTGCTTGTTCCCGCCATGCACAGGCTGGAGCTGGCCTGTGCCGACGACGACATTGCGAAAGGTGTCCGTCATTCTTGTTGCTCGCACGACCACTCGCGGGAGCACGCGAACGGCCACGAGACGCCCGAGCGTTCGCGCGACTCTCACCCGCAAAGGAAGCCGCACGACCCGTCAACCTGCTCGATCTGTCAGCTCGCGAAGACTCCTGTCGATACGGCGGTTGTGGCAATCGCCTTGCCGCAGTTCGCACCTGTCGAGATCGCCCTGCCGGCTGTACCAAGTCAGCCGGATTTCAAGACCCCGCGCCTCCTGCCCTTCTCCTGCGGACCTCCCGCCTGA
- a CDS encoding TonB-dependent receptor plug domain-containing protein, whose product MKSMSIFVAAALCCASFVFAQETVTLTDVVVTPTGSEKESFDTSLPVNLLESRDLDEKIAVTVAEIFLKEPGVDVVTAGPGSVHPIIRGLSGERVLVLVNGVRLSEQRPGGNHVFSLDPAQIQRVEVVRGPASVLYGSDAIGGVINFITKGADEETGPEARFGGEADVQYESATDGWKESAHLRFGQGRFNGYVGGTYKDAGNIETPEGELANSFYEGYTLWGGGNYIGDGWKTYADYSFMEADIGIPAPAAFAEDYFKGEKHHRLALGFEADDFTGATERFSIDFGWQRHNRHRYRRKVDGLPPPIQASGGDLDVNIWLDIDTYTLKPQVVLVPNDTHRVTFGLDTFYEDATSDRTIQDSASSWAHPKFDGVPVIPNSTRMGVGAFVQDEIALGDRWVVTPGLRADWIEAQTDGHPRHQLAGEETSESSAVSGNLGLLYKLSNEINLYGNVGRAFRAPTLLELYFDGPHDVGSDLGDPDLDSETSWNFDIGLKTRTDRLQTMVSAFYNMVDDYIVKENQGDGNYLYMNYAEVSLYGAEAGVDYDVGGGFSTFASVSYVRGENDDTGEDLPGIPPLKGRYGVRYDATLGAENGLWVELAGLTASDQDKTGPNERETDGYTRGDVRMGVDLGETWSFVAAVENFTDELYQDHLSSVWQGFGLNDQPGRNVKVMVKARF is encoded by the coding sequence ATGAAGAGTATGTCCATATTTGTCGCAGCCGCGTTGTGCTGCGCGTCGTTTGTTTTTGCCCAAGAGACCGTCACGCTCACCGATGTGGTCGTGACACCGACCGGAAGCGAGAAGGAGTCGTTCGACACGTCACTGCCCGTGAACCTACTGGAGTCTCGTGATCTTGACGAGAAGATCGCGGTGACGGTTGCCGAGATCTTTTTGAAAGAACCCGGCGTGGATGTCGTAACCGCCGGACCGGGCAGCGTGCATCCGATCATCCGCGGCTTGAGCGGTGAGCGCGTACTGGTGCTCGTCAACGGTGTGCGTCTATCCGAACAGCGCCCCGGCGGAAACCATGTGTTCTCGCTCGATCCGGCCCAGATCCAGCGAGTGGAGGTTGTCCGCGGCCCGGCGTCGGTGCTGTACGGCTCGGACGCGATCGGCGGGGTGATCAACTTCATCACGAAGGGAGCCGACGAGGAGACCGGGCCCGAAGCACGGTTCGGCGGCGAGGCCGATGTGCAGTACGAAAGCGCCACTGATGGCTGGAAGGAGTCGGCGCACCTACGGTTCGGGCAAGGCCGGTTCAACGGCTATGTCGGTGGAACCTACAAGGATGCAGGCAATATCGAGACTCCCGAAGGCGAACTGGCGAACAGCTTCTACGAGGGCTACACCCTCTGGGGTGGCGGCAACTATATCGGCGACGGATGGAAGACCTATGCCGACTACTCCTTCATGGAGGCGGATATCGGGATCCCCGCTCCCGCTGCTTTTGCCGAGGACTACTTCAAGGGCGAGAAACACCATCGCCTTGCGCTCGGCTTCGAGGCCGACGACTTCACCGGTGCAACAGAGCGTTTCAGCATCGACTTCGGCTGGCAGCGGCATAACCGGCATCGCTACCGCCGCAAGGTCGATGGGCTTCCGCCGCCGATTCAGGCCAGTGGAGGTGACCTGGATGTCAACATCTGGCTCGATATCGACACCTATACGCTCAAGCCGCAGGTCGTGCTCGTTCCCAACGATACGCACCGCGTGACGTTCGGTCTGGACACGTTCTATGAGGACGCAACGTCTGACCGCACGATCCAAGACAGCGCATCCTCGTGGGCGCATCCAAAGTTCGACGGCGTGCCGGTCATCCCGAACTCTACACGCATGGGCGTTGGGGCATTTGTGCAGGACGAGATCGCTCTGGGCGACCGCTGGGTCGTCACACCGGGGCTCCGCGCCGACTGGATAGAGGCGCAGACGGACGGGCACCCGCGTCACCAACTCGCCGGCGAGGAGACCTCCGAAAGCAGCGCGGTGAGCGGCAACCTGGGCCTGCTGTACAAGTTGAGCAACGAAATCAATCTGTACGGCAACGTGGGCCGGGCATTCCGCGCACCAACCCTGTTGGAGTTGTACTTCGACGGGCCGCACGACGTCGGCAGCGATTTGGGAGACCCCGACCTCGATTCGGAGACGAGCTGGAACTTCGACATCGGACTGAAGACCCGGACCGACCGGCTGCAAACGATGGTCAGCGCCTTCTACAACATGGTCGACGACTACATCGTCAAGGAGAACCAGGGCGATGGCAACTACCTCTACATGAACTATGCGGAGGTCTCTCTGTACGGCGCGGAAGCCGGCGTGGACTACGACGTGGGCGGCGGATTCTCGACCTTCGCCTCGGTGTCGTATGTGCGTGGCGAGAACGACGATACAGGAGAAGACCTTCCGGGCATCCCGCCGCTGAAAGGCCGCTACGGTGTGCGCTACGACGCGACACTGGGCGCGGAAAACGGGCTATGGGTCGAGCTGGCGGGGCTGACCGCATCGGATCAGGACAAGACCGGCCCCAACGAGCGCGAGACCGACGGGTACACGCGTGGCGATGTGCGCATGGGCGTCGATCTCGGCGAGACGTGGAGCTTCGTCGCGGCGGTCGAGAACTTCACCGACGAGCTGTACCAGGATCATCTATCTTCGGTTTGGCAGGGATTCGGCCTCAACGATCAGCCCGGCCGCAACGTGAAGGTAATGGTCAAAGCGAGATTCTGA
- a CDS encoding ABC transporter permease — MLSKAGRLALLATKQLWRHPVRTSLTLLGVASGMFLFTTVQTMQTTLDRATRVQAADTTLVVYRENRFCPQTSRLPEYYENEIRAIPGVREVIPIKVTVNNCGASLDVITFRGVPPGQLARYAPEIAVIRGSYDDWKNRDDGALVGKQLADKRGLQPGDAFEAVGVRVIVSGIIDSPLPQDNAVAYVHLPFLQQASRHGLGVVTQFNVRVQPGEDIERVATAIDKRFKSETEPTVTQPEKAFFAQTARELIDLIGFTRWIGYGAVLAVVGLIANAVLLVVRGRVRENAILQTVGFPESAVGFVVVSEGAVLGFVGSCIGIVLASGFLAWRGLTFGNEGQTLALVPDASVMATGLGLALVLGMTAALGPAWIAMRRPIVESLRS; from the coding sequence ATGCTTAGCAAAGCGGGACGGCTTGCCCTTTTGGCAACGAAGCAGCTCTGGCGCCATCCGGTCCGAACGTCGCTGACACTGCTGGGCGTGGCGTCCGGGATGTTCCTGTTCACGACCGTGCAGACGATGCAGACGACCCTTGACCGCGCCACGCGCGTGCAGGCCGCGGACACGACGCTGGTGGTCTACCGCGAGAACCGGTTCTGTCCGCAGACCAGCCGGCTTCCGGAGTACTACGAGAACGAGATCCGGGCCATTCCCGGCGTCCGGGAAGTCATCCCCATCAAGGTCACCGTCAACAACTGCGGGGCCAGCCTGGACGTCATTACCTTCCGCGGCGTTCCGCCGGGCCAGTTGGCGCGATATGCTCCGGAGATCGCCGTGATCCGGGGGTCGTACGACGACTGGAAGAATCGTGACGACGGCGCCCTCGTGGGGAAGCAGTTGGCCGACAAACGCGGACTGCAGCCGGGCGACGCCTTCGAGGCGGTTGGTGTCCGGGTGATCGTGAGTGGCATCATCGATTCGCCCCTGCCGCAGGACAACGCCGTGGCCTACGTCCACCTTCCGTTTCTGCAGCAGGCCTCGCGACACGGCTTGGGAGTCGTGACGCAGTTCAACGTACGCGTGCAGCCCGGCGAGGATATCGAGCGCGTGGCCACGGCGATCGACAAGCGCTTCAAGAGCGAGACCGAACCGACCGTGACGCAGCCGGAGAAGGCGTTTTTCGCCCAGACGGCGCGCGAGCTGATTGACCTGATCGGGTTCACGCGCTGGATCGGCTATGGCGCCGTGCTTGCCGTCGTGGGGCTCATTGCCAACGCCGTTCTGCTCGTGGTTCGGGGGCGCGTCCGCGAGAACGCCATCCTCCAGACGGTGGGCTTCCCCGAAAGCGCAGTGGGCTTTGTCGTGGTCTCCGAGGGGGCGGTGCTGGGGTTTGTAGGGAGCTGCATAGGGATCGTACTGGCGTCCGGTTTTCTGGCGTGGCGCGGTCTGACCTTCGGCAACGAGGGGCAGACGCTGGCGCTTGTTCCTGACGCGTCGGTTATGGCGACCGGACTGGGGCTGGCGCTCGTTCTCGGGATGACGGCCGCGCTCGGGCCGGCCTGGATCGCCATGCGCAGACCGATTGTCGAAAGCTTGAGGAGCTGA
- a CDS encoding efflux RND transporter periplasmic adaptor subunit, with the protein MLAVLLLGGLIAVLVFIFRDQLTPAKPVGTGRVILLAGDTDSASSPVAGDELLFQASGWIEPDPWHVDAFTLVDGFVLDVYVKEGQAVTNGQIVARLDPGDAELGLRVAAAAVRAARARVETARDTWSRIEPLPARDTTPAERVAAENAVVELDAELAVAEAKRDMAQLALDRTVVRAPIDGIVQRLYAHPGLKRRAGSDDPESTTIVSLFDPARLQVRVDVPLAEAGRLFVGQPTRISTAMLPGAVFTGRVTRIVGEADLQRNTLQAKVEVHDPDPRMRPEVLCRVEFRGSSGSQGNAQTSANTGRQTLWIPEEALGDPSRSEQDVWVIDPISDRAERRAVRLGPSRRDGYRRVLDGLRPNETVVTSGAAQLEAGDRVIARNKEDSP; encoded by the coding sequence GTGTTGGCCGTGCTGCTTCTCGGCGGGCTGATCGCCGTCCTGGTCTTCATCTTCCGAGATCAGCTCACGCCCGCCAAGCCGGTCGGGACCGGCCGAGTCATTCTGCTGGCCGGCGATACGGATAGCGCGTCGTCACCGGTTGCGGGCGACGAGCTGCTCTTCCAGGCCTCGGGCTGGATTGAGCCCGATCCGTGGCACGTGGATGCCTTCACCCTCGTGGACGGCTTTGTCCTGGATGTCTACGTCAAGGAAGGCCAAGCGGTCACGAACGGTCAGATAGTTGCGCGTCTCGACCCGGGGGACGCGGAACTCGGCCTGCGGGTCGCCGCGGCGGCCGTCAGGGCGGCCCGCGCGCGTGTCGAGACGGCGCGGGATACATGGTCGCGGATCGAGCCGCTGCCCGCGCGCGACACCACCCCCGCGGAACGCGTGGCGGCCGAGAATGCCGTGGTGGAACTGGATGCGGAGCTGGCCGTGGCGGAAGCCAAACGGGACATGGCTCAACTCGCCCTTGACCGGACGGTCGTGCGCGCCCCGATAGACGGGATCGTGCAGCGGCTGTATGCGCATCCGGGCTTGAAACGGCGGGCGGGGAGCGACGATCCGGAAAGTACGACCATCGTGTCGCTATTCGATCCCGCCAGGCTCCAGGTGCGGGTGGACGTGCCTCTCGCGGAGGCCGGTCGGCTGTTCGTGGGACAGCCGACGCGCATCTCCACGGCGATGCTGCCGGGCGCGGTCTTCACCGGGCGGGTGACGCGCATCGTGGGCGAAGCCGACCTGCAACGCAACACGCTGCAGGCCAAGGTCGAGGTCCATGATCCGGATCCGAGAATGCGGCCGGAAGTCTTGTGTCGAGTCGAGTTCCGGGGGAGCAGCGGCAGCCAGGGGAATGCGCAAACGTCGGCCAACACAGGCCGACAGACCCTGTGGATTCCGGAGGAAGCCTTGGGCGATCCTTCACGCTCCGAACAGGACGTCTGGGTCATCGATCCCATCTCGGACCGGGCCGAGCGGCGCGCGGTACGCCTGGGGCCTTCGCGTCGTGACGGCTACCGGCGCGTCCTCGACGGGCTGCGTCCGAACGAAACGGTCGTCACGTCGGGAGCGGCTCAACTCGAAGCCGGCGACCGTGTCATCGCGCGCAACAAGGAGGATTCACCATGA
- a CDS encoding ABC transporter permease, with protein sequence MLPFGYAVRNLFRDPKSLFQAVLGSALVVLMVMVAAALNDGMAGVLSASGSPRNAILLGAGSEDSVLRSEISERAAGIAESSLNGLAEIAGVRAVSPEIHQMTLVSAAGSDQRQALVRGVTERAPLVYTKMTVTEGTFARPGGVMVGRLAWRRLGLPKDALGPGREIVVEDVTMTVAGVFAAPGTVMESEIWMDLNDLRSLSLRKNLSCVVLRLDGGAFPDVDLFAKQRLDLELAALRESDYFARLSAFYAPIRGMTWMTAILIATGALLGGLNTLYAAFSPRIREIATLQAIGYGRGAILFSLIQEATLAALCGAVVAATAAVLFLEGVAVSFSIGSFVLRVTPVVAAVGFGTGLGLGLVGAIPPGLRCLLPPVHEALRSAG encoded by the coding sequence ATGTTGCCGTTTGGCTATGCCGTCAGGAACCTGTTTCGCGATCCGAAGAGCCTCTTCCAGGCCGTGCTCGGGAGCGCGCTGGTTGTCCTCATGGTGATGGTCGCCGCCGCGCTGAACGACGGCATGGCCGGTGTGCTATCGGCATCCGGTTCGCCGCGGAACGCGATCCTGCTGGGCGCCGGCAGCGAGGACAGCGTGCTTCGTAGCGAGATCTCCGAACGCGCGGCCGGCATTGCCGAGTCGAGCCTGAACGGACTGGCGGAGATCGCGGGTGTCCGCGCGGTCTCGCCGGAGATCCATCAAATGACCCTGGTCTCGGCCGCCGGGTCGGATCAGCGGCAGGCCCTTGTTCGCGGCGTGACGGAACGCGCGCCACTGGTGTACACAAAGATGACCGTCACCGAGGGGACTTTCGCGCGGCCCGGCGGCGTCATGGTCGGCCGCCTTGCGTGGCGGAGGCTCGGCCTGCCGAAGGACGCCCTTGGACCCGGCCGGGAGATCGTCGTCGAGGATGTGACCATGACGGTAGCGGGCGTCTTCGCCGCGCCCGGCACGGTCATGGAGTCCGAGATCTGGATGGATTTGAACGACCTCCGATCGCTGTCGCTGCGGAAGAACCTGAGCTGTGTCGTCCTGCGCCTGGATGGCGGGGCGTTTCCCGATGTGGACCTGTTCGCGAAACAGCGTCTCGACCTTGAGCTCGCGGCGCTACGGGAGAGCGACTACTTCGCGAGGCTGTCCGCTTTCTATGCACCCATTCGCGGCATGACCTGGATGACGGCGATCCTGATTGCGACCGGCGCGTTGCTCGGTGGACTGAACACGCTCTACGCCGCGTTCTCGCCGCGCATCCGCGAGATCGCGACGCTGCAGGCCATCGGGTATGGACGCGGGGCGATTCTGTTCTCGCTCATCCAGGAAGCGACCCTTGCCGCCCTGTGCGGCGCCGTGGTCGCGGCGACGGCGGCCGTGTTGTTCCTGGAAGGGGTTGCGGTCTCGTTCTCGATCGGAAGTTTCGTCCTGCGCGTCACGCCGGTCGTGGCGGCGGTTGGGTTCGGTACAGGGTTGGGTCTTGGCCTGGTCGGAGCGATCCCGCCCGGACTGCGCTGTTTGCTCCCGCCGGTGCATGAGGCGTTGCGGTCGGCGGGGTAG
- a CDS encoding IS30 family transposase gives MEQNQNSRKGKHLTRVERMVIERMSRGGIPPRDIAAALERHPRTIQRELKRGTVTHRDSEWREYRTYSSDRGQDLHDYHATARGPGLRLGRNYALAEFIRCRIVEHKESPDVVAFRMRQAGLEEVVCTKTIYNYIDKGVIFGLSNESLWEKRKRAKRRKRGARRLAKRISKGKSIDQRPEGAETREEFGHWEMDLVTGPTRGSNAALLTLVERRHRITIIRKLPDKSQASVLKVLRGLEREHGSRCFRQIFKTITVDNGSEFLDFEALEASSFSKQQRTQIFYAHPYSSWERGSNENGNRMIRRFVAKGRDIARFTKQKIRDIELWINNYPRRILDFMTPHELFTNELKTIS, from the coding sequence ATGGAACAGAATCAGAATAGCAGGAAGGGCAAGCACTTGACGAGGGTGGAGCGCATGGTGATTGAGCGGATGTCCCGTGGGGGGATCCCCCCACGGGACATCGCGGCCGCCTTGGAGCGTCACCCGCGTACGATCCAGCGTGAGCTCAAGCGCGGGACGGTGACCCACCGGGACTCGGAGTGGCGGGAATACCGGACCTACAGCAGCGATCGCGGCCAGGACCTCCATGATTACCACGCCACCGCAAGGGGGCCCGGTCTGAGGCTGGGCCGCAACTATGCGCTGGCCGAATTCATCCGTTGCCGCATTGTGGAACATAAGGAATCGCCCGATGTAGTCGCCTTTCGGATGCGTCAGGCCGGTCTGGAGGAGGTGGTGTGCACCAAGACGATCTATAACTACATCGATAAAGGCGTCATTTTCGGGCTCAGCAACGAGTCACTGTGGGAGAAGCGTAAGCGAGCCAAGCGGCGCAAACGCGGCGCTCGGCGGTTGGCGAAGCGGATTTCCAAAGGCAAAAGCATCGACCAGCGTCCCGAAGGAGCCGAGACGCGCGAGGAGTTCGGACACTGGGAGATGGACCTGGTGACCGGCCCCACGCGCGGGTCCAATGCCGCCCTATTGACCCTGGTGGAACGCAGACATCGGATCACGATCATTCGCAAGCTGCCTGATAAGAGCCAAGCCAGCGTGCTCAAAGTTCTCAGAGGGCTCGAGCGTGAACATGGCTCCCGCTGCTTCCGTCAGATCTTCAAGACCATCACGGTCGACAACGGCAGCGAGTTCCTGGACTTCGAAGCCTTAGAAGCCTCTTCCTTCTCGAAGCAACAGCGAACCCAGATCTTCTACGCCCACCCATACTCATCCTGGGAACGCGGATCGAACGAGAACGGCAACAGGATGATCAGACGGTTCGTGGCCAAGGGCCGGGATATCGCGCGCTTTACCAAGCAGAAAATCCGCGACATCGAGCTATGGATCAATAACTACCCGCGCCGGATCCTCGACTTCATGACCCCTCACGAACTCTTCACGAACGAACTCAAAACGATCTCATAA
- a CDS encoding heavy metal translocating P-type ATPase, which produces MTTDYSENPSASPNGSSDAHRPAATLRTVVLLFGGMLLLAALIASRLFAHPFHADIVAIAAAVVLGLPLVATAMRDLALSRPNLNVMAALGIGAAFAAGEHLTAAAVAFFVQISNMIEDRSASGARRSIEALIRLRPASARRITPSGEEAVEAAALSVGERIRVRPGELVPGDGIIVAGRSTLNEATITGESLPVEKGEGDSIFAGTVNVTGVLDVEIGRAGQDTTLEQVRSLILEAEATRTPVMRLVDRYAGWYTPLVLILASIVLFFTRDMDRTVAMLVVACPCAILLSGPTAAVAALSAAARLGILIKNIADLEIAGRIKAVVFDKTGTITRGRLHVVGLQPADGVTEDELLRFAAGIEAHSNHPAAQAIVRAAREREIHPADIRNCEEEPGRGVRGVLSGNTVLAGRREFLIDAGVKMASESDEDDRQGSVVLIAKNGNLLGRVVLEDELRPGASEVVGQLRDEGVSHCVMLTGDRRPVAEAVARHLTFTDVVAELLPGQKMDAVKRLRADEGLVAAVGDGINDAPALAEADLSIAMGAAGSEAAIHAARMALLNNELNRIPFLFHLARRLTSVVRQNLVFSSVYVVGMLALSATGIIHPVVAVLLHTASTFIVIVNSARLVREGEDLEDLEVSGH; this is translated from the coding sequence ATGACAACTGACTACTCAGAGAATCCATCTGCCAGCCCCAATGGTAGCAGCGATGCTCATCGGCCTGCAGCTACGCTGCGGACCGTCGTTCTTCTCTTTGGCGGCATGCTGCTGCTGGCGGCTCTGATTGCGTCGCGGCTCTTCGCGCACCCGTTCCACGCGGACATCGTGGCAATAGCGGCCGCCGTCGTACTGGGTCTTCCCTTAGTGGCAACGGCCATGCGCGACCTGGCTCTGAGCCGACCCAATCTGAACGTCATGGCGGCGCTGGGAATCGGTGCGGCGTTTGCTGCCGGGGAGCATCTCACTGCCGCCGCTGTGGCGTTCTTCGTGCAGATCTCGAACATGATCGAAGACCGCTCGGCATCCGGCGCGCGAAGGAGCATTGAGGCGCTCATTCGCCTCCGCCCCGCATCGGCGCGCCGCATCACGCCATCGGGAGAGGAAGCGGTGGAAGCGGCTGCGCTCAGCGTCGGAGAGCGTATCCGCGTTCGGCCTGGGGAATTGGTGCCGGGAGACGGAATCATCGTGGCAGGACGAAGCACGCTCAACGAAGCGACGATCACCGGCGAGTCCCTTCCCGTTGAGAAGGGAGAAGGCGATTCCATCTTTGCGGGCACGGTGAACGTAACGGGCGTCTTGGACGTTGAGATCGGACGGGCGGGGCAGGACACAACCCTCGAGCAAGTGCGCTCGCTGATCCTGGAGGCCGAAGCCACCCGCACTCCTGTCATGCGTCTGGTCGACCGCTACGCCGGCTGGTACACGCCGCTGGTGCTCATTCTGGCTTCCATCGTGCTCTTCTTCACACGCGACATGGATCGGACGGTTGCCATGCTGGTTGTGGCCTGCCCCTGCGCGATCCTCCTCTCCGGCCCGACCGCGGCCGTTGCGGCGCTCAGCGCCGCCGCGCGCCTGGGCATTCTGATCAAGAACATTGCCGATCTCGAAATCGCCGGGAGGATCAAGGCTGTGGTGTTCGATAAGACGGGCACCATTACTCGCGGGCGTCTGCATGTCGTGGGCCTGCAACCTGCCGACGGAGTTACCGAGGACGAGCTACTGCGTTTCGCGGCAGGCATCGAAGCGCATTCGAACCACCCCGCTGCACAGGCCATTGTGCGCGCCGCGCGAGAGCGAGAGATACACCCAGCCGACATCCGGAACTGTGAGGAAGAGCCCGGCAGGGGCGTCCGTGGCGTCTTGAGTGGTAACACGGTGTTGGCTGGTCGCCGCGAGTTCTTGATCGATGCAGGCGTCAAGATGGCATCTGAATCCGACGAGGACGACCGTCAGGGCAGCGTGGTTCTCATCGCAAAAAACGGGAACCTGCTCGGACGGGTAGTCCTGGAAGACGAGTTGCGGCCCGGTGCCTCCGAGGTCGTCGGCCAGTTGAGGGATGAAGGCGTGTCGCATTGTGTCATGTTGACGGGAGACCGCCGGCCTGTGGCGGAGGCGGTCGCCAGGCATCTGACGTTCACGGATGTGGTCGCCGAACTGCTCCCAGGACAGAAGATGGATGCGGTGAAGCGTCTTCGTGCCGACGAGGGGCTTGTTGCCGCCGTCGGAGACGGGATCAACGATGCGCCGGCGCTCGCCGAAGCCGATCTTTCGATTGCCATGGGTGCGGCTGGTAGCGAAGCCGCGATCCATGCGGCACGTATGGCTCTGCTGAACAACGAACTGAATCGTATTCCCTTCCTTTTCCACCTGGCACGCCGCCTGACCTCCGTGGTGCGGCAGAACCTAGTGTTCTCGAGCGTGTACGTGGTCGGCATGCTCGCCTTGAGCGCAACAGGTATCATCCATCCCGTCGTCGCGGTCCTGCTGCACACGGCAAGCACGTTCATCGTGATCGTCAACTCCGCTCGCCTCGTTCGGGAAGGCGAGGATCTGGAGGATTTGGAGGTCAGTGGTCATTAG
- a CDS encoding ABC transporter ATP-binding protein has product MSDVLIHCHKLTKHYRKGPRTVTPLEALDLDIERGDFVSLMGPSGSGKTTLLNLIAGIDTPSEGVLEVCGEDITRLSRGRLARWRAHHVGYIFQLYHLVPVLTAFENVELPLLLDDISRRERRERVEQTLAMVGLGDRMHHYPRELSGGQEQRVAIARALVASPELLVADEPTGDLDREAGDAVLALLQNLRAEHNKTIVMVTHDPHAADASARVLHLEKGQLLEAQHA; this is encoded by the coding sequence ATGAGCGACGTCCTGATTCACTGCCACAAGCTGACCAAGCATTACAGGAAGGGGCCCCGCACCGTGACCCCGCTCGAAGCGCTGGACCTCGACATAGAACGGGGGGACTTCGTCTCGCTTATGGGGCCTTCCGGCTCCGGCAAGACCACGCTGCTGAACCTGATCGCCGGGATCGATACGCCCAGCGAGGGCGTGCTGGAAGTCTGCGGCGAGGATATTACCCGGTTATCGCGCGGCCGACTGGCGCGGTGGCGCGCCCACCACGTGGGCTACATCTTCCAGCTCTACCACCTTGTGCCAGTGTTGACGGCATTCGAGAATGTCGAACTGCCGTTGCTGCTCGACGACATCTCGCGACGCGAGCGGCGCGAACGCGTGGAGCAGACCTTGGCGATGGTCGGGTTGGGCGACCGCATGCACCACTACCCGCGCGAGCTATCCGGCGGTCAGGAACAGCGTGTTGCCATCGCGCGGGCGCTGGTCGCGTCGCCCGAGCTGCTGGTGGCCGACGAACCGACCGGCGACCTCGACCGCGAGGCGGGCGATGCCGTTCTCGCGTTGCTGCAGAACCTGCGCGCCGAGCACAATAAGACCATCGTGATGGTGACGCACGATCCGCACGCCGCGGACGCATCGGCCCGGGTTCTGCACCTGGAAAAAGGACAACTCCTGGAGGCGCAGCATGCTTAG
- a CDS encoding ATP-binding protein has translation MYTRLLKQPWATGQSFFLFGPRGTGKTTWLHRGLDAEGSLYLDLLNDDLYTELLARPHRLDTLVGDRRWDWVVLDEIQRVPALLNEVHRLIESRGLRFAMTGSSARSLRRRGTNLLAGRALTFHMHPLAAAEQGEDFDLARAIRFGQLPGALKSAAPDAHLASYFRTYLREEVQEEGLTRRLGNFARFLETASFSQGSPLNVSAVAREAALDRKVVNNYFGILEDLLIGHRLPAFTKRARRRLTSHPKFYFFDAGVYRSIRPMGPLDSPEEAEGACLETLCYQELRGVNDALGLGYDLYYWRTSDGTEVDFVLYGKAGILAFEVKRAARYTAKDLSGLRSFKRDYPSARCFLLYGGHDRRQEGDIQVCPLDQTLPALPAILA, from the coding sequence ATGTACACCAGATTACTGAAGCAACCATGGGCCACTGGACAGAGTTTCTTCCTGTTTGGCCCGCGAGGTACAGGAAAGACGACCTGGCTGCATCGGGGTCTCGATGCCGAAGGCAGTCTCTACCTCGACCTGCTGAACGACGACCTGTATACCGAGCTGCTGGCTCGGCCGCACCGGCTGGACACGTTGGTTGGCGATCGGCGCTGGGACTGGGTCGTGCTGGACGAAATCCAGCGCGTTCCCGCGCTGCTGAATGAAGTGCACCGGCTCATCGAGAGCCGGGGACTCCGTTTCGCCATGACGGGTTCCAGCGCCCGAAGCCTGAGACGCAGGGGCACGAATCTACTGGCCGGGCGCGCTCTTACGTTTCACATGCACCCGCTGGCCGCGGCGGAACAGGGCGAGGACTTCGACCTCGCCCGCGCCATTCGGTTCGGACAGCTTCCGGGCGCACTGAAGAGTGCGGCGCCGGATGCACATCTTGCGTCCTATTTCCGCACCTACCTCCGCGAAGAAGTCCAGGAGGAAGGTCTGACGCGTCGACTGGGGAACTTTGCCCGTTTTCTTGAAACGGCGAGTTTCTCTCAGGGCTCCCCGCTCAACGTCTCCGCCGTGGCCCGGGAAGCGGCCCTTGACAGGAAGGTTGTGAACAACTACTTCGGCATCCTGGAAGACTTGCTCATCGGTCATCGGCTGCCGGCATTCACGAAGCGCGCGCGACGCAGGCTGACGTCGCATCCCAAGTTCTACTTCTTCGATGCGGGCGTGTATCGCTCGATACGCCCCATGGGGCCTCTGGACAGTCCCGAAGAAGCGGAAGGCGCCTGCCTGGAGACGCTGTGCTATCAGGAGCTGCGAGGCGTCAACGACGCGCTCGGCTTGGGATATGACCTGTACTATTGGCGCACAAGCGACGGCACGGAGGTCGACTTCGTGTTGTACGGCAAGGCCGGCATTCTTGCCTTCGAAGTCAAACGAGCCGCCCGCTACACCGCGAAGGACTTGAGCGGCTTGCGCAGTTTCAAACGCGACTACCCCTCCGCGCGCTGCTTCCTGCTGTACGGCGGGCATGACCGCCGCCAGGAGGGGGATATCCAGGTCTGTCCTCTCGATCAGACATTGCCCGCGCTTCCCGCCATACTTGCTTGA